ATTTTTCACCACATCCGTCGGGCTCATACCGCTTTCGACCATATCACGGATGTCGGCCTCCTTTTCGATGATTTCCTCTGCTGCGAGCAGTACTTCATAGGCTATCTCTTGCGGAATGGAAATCACGCCGTCGATATCGCCGAAGACCCAGTCGCCCGGCTTTACGATCACTTCGCCCATCAATACGGGTTTCTGGTAATGATACATCCGGAACCTGCCGAGCATGCCCGTGTTGGATTTGTATTTATGAAAAACAGGGAATTTCTGTTCAAGAATAGACTGGGTGTCGCGGATCCCGTTCACAACCGCCCCGCAGCAGCCCGCACGAATGGCTGCCATGGTCATCACTTCACCCCATTGCGAGGTGACCGTTTCGCTGCCGCAATCCCACACCACAATGGAATCTTCGTGCAATTCTTCCAGCATTTTGGCGCGCATTTCCATCTCGCCGTCGGTCGTAATGTCCGGCCCTCCTTTTACCGTAAATGCGAGTCCGGCCATTTTCATTTCCTCCCGAAGCGGGGCAAATGTAGCCGGCAGGCTCGATGCGTGACGATTGTGTTTGAACCGCAAAACGTCATTCACAGCACCCGAATACAGTTTCAGGTACCGCTGCTTCATTTCCCGGACTGAGATAGGAAAGGGTGATTCGACAAGTATTCCGTTCGATTTCATCATGGTTTCAAATGTTTAACTGACTTGCGGCTCAATGCCGGGCCATTGGTGCGTTATCCTGCCAGGTATTTTATATTGTCAAAATTGATCTCCCGGATCATTACTTCCGCGGGCTGGTTGAGTACAAAAACGATCACGTTCGCAACCTGCTCCACTTTCAGGAATTTCTCGCGTGGTACCTGCCGGTCGCCCCAGTAGTCGCTATCCACCGGACCCGGATTAACGTCCGTAACCTTAATTCCCAGCTTCACCGCCTGGTCTGCCAGTCCGCTGCTCAGCCCACGCGCGCCAAATTTGGAAGCGCAGTAGATCGGCGCATTCGGATTGGTACGCTGGCCCGCCATGGAAATCACCGTCACGATATGCCCTTCTTTTTTAGGGTTCATCACTTTCAGCGCTTCGCGGTTGCATAAAAACACGCCACGCATGTTTACGTTGACCATCTGCTCGTAGGTGTCCAGATCGGTCGTTGCTAAGTCAGTAGTCAATACACCCAGACCCGCATTGTTGAGCAGTACATCCACCGTACCAAAAGAATCGATACACGCCTGAAATGCCGCTAATACGTCTGCTTCCAAGCTTACGTCCCCTTTGTAGGAGCGCAGATTTTCATTGGAAACTTCATCGGCAAGCTGTCGCGTGCGGCTCAAATCAAACACTTTCGCGCCCAATTCCAGCAGTTGCAATGCAGCGGCTTTACCGATTCCGCCCGAAGCTCCGGTGATAAAATATACCTTATCTTTTACAAAATTCATACTTCTATTTTTTGATTAACAGGTTCATCTACAATTACTTTCTGCGTCCTAAGCCATAAAAACACGGCCAATATCAAACACACTGTTCCGGCCCCGAACGCAAACCGCCCGCTGGTTTCCCCGATCGACGGCAGGCTCATTACGCCGAACAAAACCCCGGTCACCGCCAATGCCACCGCATACAGGCGGTTCATCACATGCATAAAGCCCCAGTTGACTTTCGGCTTTTCGGCTTCGGTCAGCGGCGTGGCGAGTTTCAGGAAAAAAGCATCCACCCTTTTCCGGTATGCAGCGTCTTTGGATTCGACCAGACCGGAGGCCAGGAAAATCAGTACGCACACCACGATCTGGATCAATGTGGCCATTTCCCAGGAAATCTGAGGCTGGCTGTTGAGGAATAATCCGAGGATCATCCCGCCGATCACCGTCGCCAGTGCACCCCAGGGTCTCGGACGTTTCATGACGATTCCGAGTAAAAGCGGCAGGGTCATCGGCAATGCAAATAATCCGGTGAAGAGTTTGTTCGCTTCAAATGCGCCGCCAAATCCACCCACATAAAGTGCACCGACGGTAATAAATCCGCCAAAAAGCAATGTCATTAACCGGCCGACCCAAAGCATTTCCTTATCGGTTGCGTTGGGGTTAAAAAGTCTTTGATAAATGTCCCGCGTCAGTACGCCGGCCGTCACATTATACTCCCCGCTCAGTACCGACATGGTTGCCGCAAACATCGCCGCGATCATGAGTCCCATGATTCCTTGCGGCAGCAGTTTCAGACAGACACTTACATAAGCCATTTCCGGATTTTCCAGCCCGGGGATCAATGCTTTTGCAGCAATGGAAGGGAACAGGAAAATGATGGGGAAAATGAAGAAGAAAACAGCTGTGAGCATACCCTGCTTTTCACTCGCGCGTTCGTCGCGGACGCTGTAAAAACGCTGGATGAATGTCCAGTTACCACTGTATTTGACCAAAATCATCAGGTAATAAACCGTCATGAATAGCGGCATTCCCTTTGGCCCGTTGAACCAGGTGAAATGGTCGGGAATCGCCAGTTTCATCGCGTCGAGCCCGCCCGCAGCCTGAATGGTGAGGGGTACCAATATCAATGTCGCGACCATCAGAATGATGAATTGAACGACATCGGTTACGACTACTGCCCAAAGACCGCCTACAACCGTATACAATGCGACAATGATTCCGCAGACCAAAATGGAGCTTTCCAGGCTCAAACTGGTGGCTGCTTTTACAAATAACCCCAATGCGTAGAGCCGCACCATGTTATCCAGGACTTTGAAAAACACGCCGGTCCACGAAAACAACTGTCTTACCGGCATATTGTAACGCGTTTCCAGCAATTCCATCGGCGTCATCACGCCCGCCCGACGCCATCTTTTTGCAAAGAAAGCCACCCCGACCAATGCAGGAAGAACGGTACTCCATATCAATGTAAGTGCCACAAAACCATGCTGATACGCGATCCCGGCATAGGCGACAAAAATGAATGTACTGAACTTGGTCATGAAATTGGAGATTGCGCCCGATACCCAGGGAATCGCGTTTCCGCCTTTGAAATAATCGCCGATATTTTTCACAAACTTGCCTAGAAACAGGCCGATGCCTGCCATGAGCAGCATGTAAATACCTATGGCCCAGTAATCCAGCGTTGATAAAGTTTGCATGAGAGAAGGTTAAGGTTTACGGACAAGAGTTTGAATGGAACCGGCGAGATAGGCCGCCTGCAGGGAGCGGGTTTGTTCATTGTAATGCACATGATCAATGAATTGCGCGATACCCAGCTTCCAGGTAAAATCGTACAGATCGATCATCGGGATGTTATTTTTGGTAATCACTTCGTCGGCAATCCGGTTGTAAGTCGCCAGGTCTTTCCCATAGCGCACAATGCTGCTCGATTTCTTATTATGGATCGAATCCACCACCGCCGTTGTCCGGATCCAGATCATCTTTATTTTTTTGGGTTTTAAAAGGTCGATAATGTCTTGCAGGTTTTTCCGGTATTCCGTTTCGCCCACCTGGATCTTGCCCGTTTTCACATCATGTTTAATGTCATGCAGCCCACAGTTGAGCACCAGGTAGTCAGGTTTAAAAGCCGGTTCTTTGATCTTGATTTTCAAATATTCCAACACCATCCTCGAATCACCCCCATTCGCACCCACCGGCACATCCAGGTTCTTCTCCGCTTGCCCATCATCTTTTTTCCGGTCGAAAGCGACGGTTCCATCCAGGTATTTTTCCAGATAGGGGCCATATTGAATGGAAATGCTATCGCCGATCAGGAAAATGGAGGGTAGCGATTGCTTCCAGGCAGCGAAGAGCGCGAGGAGGAGAATTGGCATAATGTAGTTGGTTGTTTTTTTCATAGTTTGCTCAACAGTTTTATTTGATACCGCTATCATTGTCATCGTTCTTTTCCCGCACATTCACCTTCCTAACCAAAACCGGCGTTTGCGCCGTACGCTGCGCTTTTAACTTCGTAATCTCCAACCCTTCCACATCTTCACAAACGATCGCCGGGCGCTGATCTTCTTTCAGAAACCGCAGTTGAATGTTATCCATAAATACATTTTTTGCATGGCGGATGAAGAAACCGTAGGCTGGTAACCTGCCGAAAGTCAGACCGTTGGGATAGCCCTTTTCTTGTTCCGGAATCTGCCGGTCGGCATCCGCAGCTTTCATGCCTCCTTCGAAAGTGAGGTTAATGTTTCGTAATGTGATATTTTCTACAAATGCATCAGGAATGCCACTGATGGAGCTGCTGTAATCTGCCGATATCCGAGTTCCCTGGATATTTTCAATCAGGATATCCTTTAATACCGGCTCATTTATCTTGGCATTTTTTCGGTAAGGACGATTTCGTTTA
This Dyadobacter sp. UC 10 DNA region includes the following protein-coding sequences:
- a CDS encoding sodium:solute symporter family transporter, giving the protein MQTLSTLDYWAIGIYMLLMAGIGLFLGKFVKNIGDYFKGGNAIPWVSGAISNFMTKFSTFIFVAYAGIAYQHGFVALTLIWSTVLPALVGVAFFAKRWRRAGVMTPMELLETRYNMPVRQLFSWTGVFFKVLDNMVRLYALGLFVKAATSLSLESSILVCGIIVALYTVVGGLWAVVVTDVVQFIILMVATLILVPLTIQAAGGLDAMKLAIPDHFTWFNGPKGMPLFMTVYYLMILVKYSGNWTFIQRFYSVRDERASEKQGMLTAVFFFIFPIIFLFPSIAAKALIPGLENPEMAYVSVCLKLLPQGIMGLMIAAMFAATMSVLSGEYNVTAGVLTRDIYQRLFNPNATDKEMLWVGRLMTLLFGGFITVGALYVGGFGGAFEANKLFTGLFALPMTLPLLLGIVMKRPRPWGALATVIGGMILGLFLNSQPQISWEMATLIQIVVCVLIFLASGLVESKDAAYRKRVDAFFLKLATPLTEAEKPKVNWGFMHVMNRLYAVALAVTGVLFGVMSLPSIGETSGRFAFGAGTVCLILAVFLWLRTQKVIVDEPVNQKIEV
- a CDS encoding RraA family protein; its protein translation is MMKSNGILVESPFPISVREMKQRYLKLYSGAVNDVLRFKHNRHASSLPATFAPLREEMKMAGLAFTVKGGPDITTDGEMEMRAKMLEELHEDSIVVWDCGSETVTSQWGEVMTMAAIRAGCCGAVVNGIRDTQSILEQKFPVFHKYKSNTGMLGRFRMYHYQKPVLMGEVIVKPGDWVFGDIDGVISIPQEIAYEVLLAAEEIIEKEADIRDMVESGMSPTDVVKNGGYF
- a CDS encoding SDR family oxidoreductase — translated: MNFVKDKVYFITGASGGIGKAAALQLLELGAKVFDLSRTRQLADEVSNENLRSYKGDVSLEADVLAAFQACIDSFGTVDVLLNNAGLGVLTTDLATTDLDTYEQMVNVNMRGVFLCNREALKVMNPKKEGHIVTVISMAGQRTNPNAPIYCASKFGARGLSSGLADQAVKLGIKVTDVNPGPVDSDYWGDRQVPREKFLKVEQVANVIVFVLNQPAEVMIREINFDNIKYLAG
- a CDS encoding SGNH/GDSL hydrolase family protein, with the protein product MKKTTNYIMPILLLALFAAWKQSLPSIFLIGDSISIQYGPYLEKYLDGTVAFDRKKDDGQAEKNLDVPVGANGGDSRMVLEYLKIKIKEPAFKPDYLVLNCGLHDIKHDVKTGKIQVGETEYRKNLQDIIDLLKPKKIKMIWIRTTAVVDSIHNKKSSSIVRYGKDLATYNRIADEVITKNNIPMIDLYDFTWKLGIAQFIDHVHYNEQTRSLQAAYLAGSIQTLVRKP